The proteins below come from a single Malus domestica chromosome 03, GDT2T_hap1 genomic window:
- the LOC103432298 gene encoding protein SPIRRIG-like isoform X4, with product MVEGSVVHIMKALANHPLAAQSLIEDDSLQLLFQMVANGSLTVFSRYKEGLVLLHSIQLHRHAMQILGLLLVNDNGSTAQYLRKHHLIKVLLMAVKDFNPDCGDPTYTMGIVDLLLECVELSYRPAGGVRLREDIHNAHGYQFLVQFALTLSSMPKSQGFHSVHFKSSDQNSASGGSHAQDVVDMQDSRGEKGPLAEQLSPTLSRLLDVLVNLAQTGSTESKGSKSSHTRSSGHSRSCTPSSDRLADEVWEKDNNKVKDLEAVQMLQDIFLKADSRELQAEVLNRMFKIFSSHLENYKLCQQLRTVPLFILNMAGFSPSSQEILLKILEYAVTVVNCVPEQELLSLCCLLQQPISSELKHTVLSFLVKLLSFDQQYKKVLREVGVLEVLLDDLKQHKLLLGSEHQSGNTNQLERKSSSSSFKKHLDSKDVIISSPRLMESGSVKLPMFEVDRTITIAWDCMVSLLKKTETNQSSFRVANGVTAVLPFLVSDTHRAGVLRVLSCLVIEDSTQAHPEELGVIVEILKSGMVTSVLGSQYRLQNDAKCDTMGALWRILGVNNSAQRVFGEATGFSLLLTTLHSFQSDGEHSDQSSLEVYIKVFTYLLRLVTAGVCDNAVNRTKLHTLISSQTFYDLLSESGLLSVDCEKQVIQLLFELALEIVLPPFLTSESVTSSDVLDNESSSFSIMTTSGSFHPDKERVFNAGAVRVLIRSLLLFTPKMQLEVLNLIERLARAGPFNQENLTSIGCIELLLETIHPFLLGSSPLMKYALEIVEVLGAYRLSASELRVLIRYVLQMRSMRSGRILVDMMERLIVMEDSENISLAPFVEMDMSKIGHASIQVSLGERSWPPAAGYSFVCWFQFRNLLKLQAKETESKAGPFKKWSSSARKHHERHILRIFSVGAANNENAFYAELYLDEDGVLTLATSNSCSLSFSGLELEEGRWHHLAVVHSKPNALAGLFQASVAYVYLDGKLRHTGKLGYSPSPIGKPLQVTVGTPVTCARVSDLIWKVRSCYLFEEVLTSGCICFMYILGRGYRGLFQDTDLLRFVPNQACGGGSMAILDTLDADLTLASSTQKLDISNKQGDSKADGSGIVWDLERLGSLSLQLSGKKLIFAFDGTCAEAIRASGEVSMLNLVDPLSAAASPIGGIPRFGRLHGDIYLCRQCVIGDTVCLVGGMTVILALVEAAETRDMLHMALTLLASALHQNPQNVRDMQKCRGYHLLAVFLRRRMSLFDMQCLEIFFQIAACEASFSEPRKLIYNRTNLSAATTMQETSFEELNLSRFRDEFSSVGSQGDMDDFSAQKDSFSHISELESADIPAETSNCIVLSNEDMVEHVLLDWTLWVTAPVAIQIALLGFLEHLVSMHWYRNHNLTVLRRINLVQHLLVTLQRGDVEVPVLEKLVVLLGVILEDGFLSSELEHVVRFVIMTFDPPDLTPRHPIMREAMGKHVIVRNMLLEMLIDLQVTIKSEEVLEQWHKIVSSKLITYFLDESVHPTSMRWIMTLLGVCLTSSPTFALKFRTSGGYQGLNRVLPSFYDSPDIYYILFCLIFGKSVYPRLPEVRMLDFHALMPNDGSFVELKFVELLESVITMAKSTFDRLSVQSMLAHQSGNLSQVGAGLVAELVNGNADMAGELQGEALMHKTYAARLMGGEASAPFAATSVLRFMVDLAKMCSPFTGVCKRAEFLESCIDLYFSCVRAAHAVKMAKELSVKAEEKNLNDCDDSCSSQNTFSSLPHEQDQSAKTSISVGSFPPGQVSSNSEDTAVPPNSGTDDKTETNATAAKQELHKSVQDHVQAVQSLESDNVDQVSAPSSTNDYNFRKRVTLEPIKPVDSQSSTSFTMLDSPNLSEKSSSRLPLTLSPSPVLALTSWLGSGGYNESKSPSVATPSIDSSVTTTEFDPSSDLKSPGPSTASTFFSASPKLLLEMDECGYGGGPCSAGATAVLDFIAEVLSEFVTEQIKVSQIIEGILESVPLYVDADSMLVFQGLCLSRLMNFLERRLLRDDEENEKKLDKNRWSSNLDSLCWMIVDRAYMGAFPQPSGILKTLEFLLSMLQLANKDGRIEEATPSGKSLLSIGRGSRQLDAYIHSILKNTNRMILYCFLPSFLSSIGEDDLLLCLGLLVESKKRVSSNSSLDNSGIDICTVLQLLVAHRRIIFCPSNMDTDINCCLCVNLISLLCDQRQNVQNLAVDIVKYLLVHRRVALEDLLVSKPNQGHQLDVLHGGFDKLLTENLSAFFEWLQSSELLVNKVLEQCASIMWVQYITGSAKFPGVRIKAMEGRRKREMGRKSRDASKLDVKHWEQVNERRYALELVRDAMSTELRVVRQDKYGWVLHAESEWQTHLQQLVHERGIFPMRKSSVNQDPDWQLCPIEGPYRMRKKLERCRLKLDTIQNVLDGQFEVGKAELSKEKNENDLNASDNDSEPFFQLLTDSAKQNGLDGELYDGSFFKKPDNAKDVASARTEWNDDRASSLNEASLHSALEFGGKSSSASVPNDDSVQERSDLGSPWQSSSARIDDVKVTDDKSDKELHDNGEYLIRPYLEPFEKIRFRYNCERVMGLDKHDGIFLIGELSLYVIENFYIDDSGCICEKECKDELSIIDQALGVKKDVNLDFQSKSTSSWGATEKSGVGGRAWAYNGGAWGKEKVCTSGSLPHPWNMWKLNSVHELLKRDYQLRPVAVEIFSMDGCNDLLVFHKKEREEVFRNLVAMNLPRNSMLDTTISGSAKQESNEGSRLFKSMAKSFSKRWQNGEISNFQYLMHLNTLAGRGYSDLTQYPVFPWVLSDYESENLDLLDPKTFRGLDKPMGCQTLEGEEEFRKRYESWDDPEVPKFHYGSHYSSAGIVLFYLLRLPPFSAENQKLQGGQFDHADRLFNSIRDTWFSAAGKGNTSDVKELIPEFFYMPEFLENRFNLDLGEKQSGEKVGDVGLPPWAKGSAREFIRKHREALESDYVSQNLHHWIDLIFGYKQRGKAAEEAVNVFYHYTYEGSVDIDSVTDPAMKASILAQINHFGQTPKQLFLKPHVERQVNRRVPHPLKYSNHLVQHEIRKTSSSITQIVTVNEKILVAGTNCLLKPRTYTKYVAWGFPDRSLRFMNYDQDRLLSTHENLHGGNQIQCTGVSHDGQILVTGADDGLVSVWRISNYGPRVLRRLQLEKALCAHTSKITCLHVSQPYMLIVSGSDDCTVVVWDLSSLVFVRQLPEFPAPISAIYVNDLTGEIVTAAGILLAVWSVNGDCLAMVNTSQLPSDSILSVTSSSFSDWLDTNWFVTGHQSGAVKVWQMVHHTNIESSQQKSTSNGLGGLNLNDKAPEYRLVLHKVLKFHKHPVTALLLTNDLKQLLSGDSGGHLLSWTVPDESLRASMNQG from the exons ATG GTAGAGGGGAGTGTTGTGCATATTATGAAAGCGCTGGCAAACCATCCTTTGGCAGCACAAAGTTTGATTGAGGATGATTCTCTTCAGTTGCTCTTTCAGATGGTTGCGAATGGCTCTTTGACAGTCTTCTCTCGATATAAGGAGGGCCTGGTTCTGCTGCACAGCATCCAGCTTCACAGACATGCTATGCAG ATTCTTGGTCTTCTTTTGGTCAATGACAATGGGAGCACTGCACAATATCTTCGTAAACATCATCTG ATCAAAGTTCTTTTAATGGCCGTCAAAGATTTCAATCCTGATTGTGGTGATCCTACATATACCATGGGCATTGTGGATTTGCTGCTTGAATGTGTGGAATTGTCATATAGACCTG CTGGTGGTGTCAGGCTTAGGGAGGATATACATAATGCCCATGGTTATCAGTTCCTTGTACAGTTTGCTTTAACACTTTCCTCAATGCCGAAAAGTCAGGGGTTCCATTCTGTTCATTTTAAATCTTCAGACCAAAATTCTGCTTCAGGCGGTTCCCATGCACAGGATGTTGTAGACATGCAGGATTCCAGGGGAGAAAAAGGACCCTTAGCTGAACAACTTTCTCCCACACTGTCTAGGTTGCTTGATGTTCTTGTTAATCTAGCTCAAACTGGCTCAACTGAATCGAAAGGTTCCAAGTCTTCTCATACCAGGTCCAGTGGCCATAGCAGAAGTTGTACACCATCTTCAGACAGATTGGCTGATGAAGTTTGGGAAAAGGACAATAATAAAGTCAAAGACCTTGAAGCAGTTCAGATGTTGCAGGATATTTTCCTCAAAGCAGATAGCAGGGAGTTGCAAGCAGAAGTTCTGAATAGAATGTTCAAAATATTTTCAAGTCATCTTGAAAATTATAAGTTGTGCCAGCAGTTACGGACTGTTCCACTTTTCATCCTAAATATGGCTGGTTTTTCTCCATCTTCCCAAGAGATACTTCTAAAAATTCTTGAGTATGCTGTGACTGTTGTGAATTGCGTCCCTGAGCAAGAGTTACTGTCACTTTGTTGCTTGTTGCAGCAACCAATATCATCAGAGTTAAAGCACACTGTACTTTCTTTTTTGGTAAAACTTCTATCTTTTGACCAGCAGTACAAAAAGGTCCTCCGAGAAGTTGGTGTCCTGGAGGTATTGTTGGATGACCTGAAGCAGCACAAGTTGCTTTTGGGTTCAGAACATCAAAGTGGCAATACTAATCAGTTGGAGAGAAAGTCCAGCTCAAGCAGCTTTAAAAAGCACTTGGACAGCAAGGACGTAATTATTTCATCACCCAGGTTAATGGAATCTGGTTCAGTGAAGCTTCCTATGTTTGAAGTTGACCGTACAATTACTATTGCATGGGATTGTATGGTCTCTTTATTAAAGAAAACTGAAACCAATCAATCATCTTTCCGTGTGGCTAATGGTGTAACTGCTGTTCTCCCGTTTCTTGTGTCTGACACACACCGTGCAGGGGTGCTTAGGGTATTGTCATGTTTGGTCATTGAAGATAGTACCCAG GCACATCCTGAAGAATTAGGTGTGATTGTTGAAATTCTAAAAAGTGGAATGGTTACCAGTGTTTTGGGATCTCAATACAGGCTTCAAAATGATGCAAAATGCGACACTATGGGGGCTTTATGGCGCATTCTGGGAGTTAACAACTCAGCTCAGAGGGTTTTTGGTGAAGCCACTGGTTTTTCTCTTCTGCTTACTACACTCCATAGTTTCCAAAGTGACGGAGAGCATTCAGATCAATCTTCTTTAGAGGTTTACATTAAGGTGTTTACGTATTTGTTGCGTCTAGTGACTGCTGGAGTGTGTGATAATGCTGTTAATAGGACAAAATTGCACACACTTATATCATCCCAAACTTTCTATGATCTTCTGTCTGAGTCAGGCTTGCTTAGTGTGGACTGTGAAAAGCAAGTCATACAATTATTGTTTGAACTAGCTCTTGAAATTGTGCTTCCACCCTTCTTAACATCAGAAAGTGTTACATCCTCGGATGTGCTTGATAATGAGTCATCAAGTTTTTCAATAATGACCACATCAGGCTCATTTCATCCTGATAAGGAACGGGTGTTTAACGCTGGTGCTGTCAGAGTTCTTATTCGGTCGTTACTGCTCTTTACTCCAAAGATGCAGCTTGAAGTTCTTAACCTTATTGAAAGGCTTGCTCGTGCTGGTCCCTTCAATCAGGAAAACCTCACCTCTATAG GTTGCATTGAACTTCTGCTGGAAACCATTCACCCCTTCCTTTTGGGCTCATCTCCATTAATGAAGTATGCTCTGGAGATTGTTGAAGTACTTGGGGCATACAG GCTATCTGCATCAGAACTTCGAGTGCTTATTAGATATGTGTTGCAAATGAGGTCAATGAGGTCAGGTCGTATACTTGTGGACATGATGGAAAGGTTAATTGTCATGGAGGATTCAGAAAATATTTCCCTTGCGCCATTTGTAGAGATGGACATGAGCAAGATTGGTCATGCTTCCATTCAGGTTTCTCTGGGAGAAAGATCATGGCCTCCAGCAGCTGGTTATTCATTTGTCTGTTGGTTTCAGTTTCGAAATCTCTTGAAGTTGCAAGCAAAAGAAACAGAGTCCAAAGCTGGTCCTTTTAAGAAGTGGAGCAGTTCTGCCAGGAAACATCATGAACGGCATATTCTCAGGATATTTTCTGTTGGTGCAGCAAATAATGAAAATGCATTCTATGCAGAATTATATCTTGATGAGGATGGTGTTCTTACCCTTGCAACTAGCAATTCTTGCTCCTTATCGTTTTCTGGATTGGAACTTGAGGAAGGCAGGTGGCATCACCTTGCAGTTGTACATAGCAAGCCAAATGCTCTTGCTGGATTGTTCCAAGCCAGTGTTGCTTATGTGTATCTTGATGGAAAGCTTAGACACACAGGGAAACTAGGATATTCTCCATCTCCGATTGGAAAACCTTTGCAGGTAACCGTTGGGACTCCAGTTACTTGTGCAAGAGTTAGTGACTTGATCTGGAAGGTCCGTTCTTGCTACCTTTTTGAGGAGGTGCTCACCTCAGGTTGTATTTGTTTCATGTACATTCTTGGTAGAGGATATAGAGGGCTCTTCCAGGACACAGATCTTCTTCGTTTTGTCCCTAACCAGGCATGTGGTGGCGGTAGCATGGCTATCTTAGATACATTAGATGCTGACTTGACCTTGGCTTCTAGTACACAGAAGCTTGACATATCTAATAAGCAAGGAGACTCCAAGGCAGATGGCAGTGGAATTGTTTGGGACTTGGAGAGGCTAGGTTCTCTCTCTTTACAGCTCTCTGGGAAGAAGCTTATATTTGCATTTGATGGAACCTGTGCAGAAGCTATTCGAGCATCAGGGGAGGTCTCCATGCTCAATCTAGTTGATCCATTATCAGCAGCTGCTTCTCCTATTGGGG GTATACCACGATTTGGGCGTCTTCATGGGGATATTTACCTATGTAGGCAATGTGTAATTGGTGATACTGTCTGCCTGGTCGGTGGGATGACTGTTATCCTGGCCTTAGTTGAGGCTGCTGAGACTAGGGACATGCTACACATGGCCCTTACCTTACTGGCCTCTGCCCTTCATCAGAATCCTCAGAATGTGAGAGACATGCAGAAATGCCGGGGATACCATTTGCTGGCTGTCTTTTTGCGTCGTCGAATGTCATTGTTCGACATGCAATGTCTTGAGATATTTTTCCAGATTGCTGCCTGTGAAGCTTCATTTTCAGAACCAAGGAAGTTGATATATAATCGAACTAATTTGTCAGCAGCTACAACAATGCAGGAAACAAGTTTTGAGGAACTTAACTTGTCAAGGTTTCGTGATGAATTTTCTTCAGTCGGATCTCAAGGAGACATGGATGATTTTTCTGCCCAAAAAGATTCATTTAGCCATATTTCAGAGCTTGAAAGTGCTGATATTCCGGCTGAAACCTCAAATTGCATTGTCTTGTCAAATGAAGACATGGTTGAACATGTCTTGTTGGATTGGACATTGTGGGTAACTGCACCAGTTGCAATTCAAATTGCACTTCTTGGTTTTCTAGAGCATCTAGTGTCCATGCACTGGTACAGAAATCATAACCTTACTGTTCTGCGCCGAATAAACCTTGTTCAACATTTATTAGTTACTCTTCAAAGGGGTGATGTTGAAGTTCCCGTTTTGGAGAAATTGGTTGTATTGCTTGGTGTCATTTTGGAAGATGGGTTTCTCTCTTCTGAACTGGAACATGTGGTTAGGTTTGTGATTATGACATTTGATCCACCTGACTTGACACCCCGACATCCAATAATGCGTGAGGCCATGGGAAAGCATGTAATCGTGAGAAACATGCTGTTGGAGATGCTTATTGATCTGCAAGTAACCATTAAATCTGAAGAGGTGCTTGAGCAGTGGCATAAGATTGTGTCTTCTAAATTGATTACATATTTTCTAGACGAATCTGTTCACCCAACAAGTATGAGGTGGATCATGACTCTTCTTGGAGTTTGTCTTACTTCATCCCCTACATTTGCACTAAAATTTCGCACCAGTGGAGGTTATCAAGGCTTGAACCGGGTGCTTCCAAGCTTCTATGATTCCCCAGACATATATTACATTTTGTTCTGTCTGATATTTGGAAAGTCTGTCTATCCTAGATTGCCGGAAGTTCGCATGCTAGACTTTCACGCGCTTATGCCAAATGATGGAAGTTTTGTGGAACTGAAATTCGTAGAATTGTTGGAATCTGTTATTACCATGGCAAAATCTACATTTGATAGGCTGAGCGTTCAGTCAATGCTTGCTCACCAATCTGGTAATCTTTCCCAGGTTGGTGCTGGCCTTGTGGCAGAACTTGTGAATGGAAATGCAGACATGGCTGGGGAGCTGCAAGGTGAAGCATTGATGCATAAAACATATGCGGCACGCTTAATGGGTGGGGAGGCATCGGCCCCTTTTGCTGCTACTTCGGTCTTGAGATTTATGGTTGATTTGGCAAAAATGTGTTCCCCTTTCACTGGTGTCTGCAAAAGAGCAGAGTTTCTTGAAAGCTGCATTGACCTATATTTTTCTTGTGTCAG AGCGGCCCATGCTGTGAAGATGGCAAAGGAGCTATCTGTAAAGGCAGAAGAGAAGAACTTGAATGATTGTGACGATTCCTGTAGTTCCCAGAACACATTTTCTAGCCTACCTCATGAGCAGGATCAGTCTGCCAAAACCTCCATTAGTGTTGGAAGCTTCCCTCCTGGTCAGGTGAGTTCAAATTCTGAAGACACGGCTGTTCCCCCAAATTCGGGGACTGATGATAAAACAGAGACCAACGCTACTGCAGCCAAGCAGGAATTACACAAATCAGTGCAAGACCATGTACAAGCTGTTCAGAGCTTAGAAAGTGATAATGTTGACCAGGTTTCCGCCCCCTCCAGCACAAATGATTATAATTTCCGTAAGAGGGTCACCCTGGAGCCCATTAAACCAGTGGATTCTCAGAGTTCCACATCGTTTACCATGCTGGATTCTCCCAATTTATCAGAGAAGTCTAGTTCTAGACTCCCACTCacactctctccttctcctgTTTTAGCATTGACATCTTGGCTGGGAAGTGGAGGCTATAATGAATCCAAATCTCCCTCAGTTGCCACTCCTTCCATTGATTCTTCTGTGACTACCACTGAATTTGATCCATCTTCAGACCTGAAGTCTCCTGGGCCTTCTACTGCAAGTACCTTTTTTTCAGCTAGTCCAAAGCTACTtcttgaaatggatgaatgtggCTATGGAGGTGGTCCTTGTTCTGCCGGAGCCACTGCTGTTTTAGATTTTATTGCAGAAGTTCTGTCTGAGTTTGTGACTGAGCAAATTAAAGTATCACAAATTATAGAGGGAATCTTGGAAAGTGTTCCATTATATGTTGATGCAGATTCTATGTTGGTATTCCAGGGATTGTGCCTTAGTCGACTGATGAACTTTCTGGAAAGGCGTCTCTTGCGCGAtgatgaagaaaatgagaaaaagCTAGATAAAAATCGTTGGTCCTCAAATTTAGATTCATTATGCTGGATGATAGTGGATCGTGCATATATGGGCGCTTTTCCTCAACCTTCTGGAATACTAAAGACACTCGAGTTCTTATTATCTATGCTACAATTGGCAAATAAAGATGGTCGAATTGAAGAAGCTACTCCTAGTGGGAAGAGCCTATTATCTATTGGAAGAGGGAGCAGGCAACTTGATGCTTATATACATTCAATTCTTAAAAATACAAATCGTATGATACTGTATTGCTTTCTGCCATCATTCTTGTCTTCAATAGGAGAAGATGATCTGCTTTTGTGCTTAGGTTTGCTAGTTGAATCAAAGAAGAGAGTTTCCTCCAACTCTTCACTTGATAATTCAGGAATTGATATCTGCACGGTCTTACAGTTATTAGTTGCTCACAGGCGAATTATATTCTGTCCCAGCAATATGGATACAGATATAAATTGTTGTCTTTGTGTCAATTTAATCTCTCTCCTCTGTGACCAACGACAGAATGTGCAGAACTTGGCTGTTGATATTGTCAAGTATCTCCTGGTGCATCGTCGGGTGGCTCTAGAAGATTTGCTGGTCTCAAAGCCAAACCAAGGACACCAACTGGATGTGCTACATGGGGGATTTGACAAGTTATTAACTGAAAATTTATCTGCTTTCTTTGAATGGCTTCAAAGTTCTGAATTGTTGGTGAATAAAGTACTAGAGCAGTGTGCTTCCATTATGTGGGTACAGTATATTACTGGATCAGCAAAATTCCCAGGAGTGAGAATTAAAGCTATGGAGGGTCGTCGCAAGAGAGAAATGGGGAGAAAATCAAGGGATGCGTCAAAGTTAGATGTAAAGCACTGGGAGCAGGTGAATGAACGGAGATATGCACTAGAATTGGTGCGCGATGCTATGTCCACTGAGCTAAGAGTTGTGCGTCAAGACAAGTATGGATGGGTTCTGCATGCTGAGAGCGAGTGGCAAACCCATCTTCAACAACTTGTCCATGAGCGGGGAATATTTCCAATGCGAAAATCCTCCGTTAATCAGGATCCTGATTGGCAGCTTTGTCCAATTGAAGGTCCATACAGGATGCGCAAAAAACTTGAGCGCTGCAGATTGAAACTTGATACCATCCAAAATGTTCTTGATGGACAATTTGAAGTAGGGAAAGCAGAGCTGTCcaaagagaaaaatgagaatgATCTGAATGCTTCTGATAACGATTCTGAACCATTCTTTCAACTTCTGACTGATAGTGCCAAACAGAATGGCCTTGATGGTGAGCTGTATGATGGatcattttttaaaaaaccAGATAATGCCAAAGATGTTGCTTCTGCTAGGACTGAATGGAATGATGATAGAGCTAGTAGTCTCAATGAAGCAAGTTTGCACTCTGCACTCGAGTTTGGTGGCAAATCTAGTTCAGCATCTGTCCCCAATGATGACAGTGTACAAGAACGATCTGACCTAGGGTCTCCATGGCAATCTTCTTCTGCAAGAATTGATGATGTCAAAGTCACAGATGATAAATCAGATAAGGAACTTCATGATAATGGTGAATACCTGATCAGACCTTATCTGGAACCTTTTGAAAAGATACGATTTCGATACAATTGTGAACGAGTTATGGGTCTGGACAAGCATGATGGTATATTTTTAATCGGCGAGCTTTCTCTGTATGTGATTGAAAATTTCTATATCGATGACTCTGGGTGTATTTGTGAAAAGGAATGCAAAGATGAACTCTCTATCATTGATCAGGCTCTTGGTGTAAAGAAGGATGTTAATTTGGATTTCCAGTCAAAGTCAACTTCATCTTGGGGAGCAACAGAAAAGTCAGGAGTTGGGGGAAGAGCATGGGCCTATAATGGTGGTGCATGGGGAAAGGAGAAAGTCTGTACTAGTGGTAGTCTACCTCACCCTTGGAACATGTGGAAACTTAACAGTGTTCATGAGCTTTTGAAGCGTGATTACCAGCTGCGTCCTGTTGCTGTTGAAATTTTTAGCATGGATGGATGTAATGATCTCCTGGTGTTCcacaaaaaagaaagggaagaaGTTTTCAGAAATCTGGTAGCCATGAATCTTCCTAGAAATAGCAT GTTGGACACAACCATATCAGGATCAGCAAAACAAGAAAGCAATGAGGGTAGCCGACTATTTAAGTCAATGGCCAAGTCCttttcaaagagatggcaaaaTGGAGAAATAAGCAATTTCCAGTACCTCATGCATCTCAACACGTTGGCAGGACGGGGGTACAGTGATCTTACCCAATATCCAGTTTTTCCGTGGGTTCTTTCAGATTACGAGAGTGAAAACCTGGACTTGTTAGATCCAAAAACATTTCGTGGACTTGACAAGCCGATGGGTTGTCAAACGTTAGAGGGCGAAGAAGAATTCAGGAAAAG GTACGAGAGCTGGGACGATCCGGAGGTCCCAAAATTCCATTATGGTTCTCATTATTCCAGTGCTGGGATTGTCCTCTTCTATCTTCTACGCCTACCACCGTTCAGTGCAGAGAATCAAAAGCTACAAGGAGGGCAATTTGACCATGCTGATCGTCTTTTTAATAGTATTAGAGATACTTGGTTCAGTGCAGCTGGAAAGGGCAACACATCAGATGTGAAGGAGTTGATTCCTGAATTTTTCTACATGCCAGAATTCCTGGAAAATCGTTTCAATCTTGATTTGGGTGAGAAACAATCAGGAGAGAAG GTTGGTGATGTTGGCTTACCTCCATGGGCTAAAGGCAGTGCTAGAGAATTCATCAGGAAGCACAGGGAGGCCCTGGAATCTGATTACGTTTCACAAAATTTGCATCATTGGATAGATCTCATTTTTGGATATAAACAGAGAGGAAAG GCAGCTGAGGAAGCTGTGAATGTTTTCTATCACTACACGTACGAGGGGAGTGTAGACATAGACTCAGTGACAGATCCTGCAATGAAAGCCTCAATTCTAGCACAAATTAATCATTTTGGGCAGACACCCAAACAGCTATTCCTCAAACCCCATGTGGAAAGGCAGGTCAACAGAAGGGTTCCTCATCCACTCAAGTACTCAAACCATCTTGTTCAGCATGAGATACGCAAGACATCGTCTTCTATAACTCAGATTGTTACTGTCAACGAGAAAATCCTAGTGGCAGGAACAAATTGTTTGCTTAAGCCAAGAACGTATACTAAATATGTTGCATGGGGTTTTCCAGATCGTAGCTTAAGATTTATGAACTATGATCAAGATCGACTCCTATCCACACACGAGAATCTTCATGGGGGCAACCAGATTCAGTGTACTGGCGTTAGCCATGATGGTCAGATTCTGGTCACTGGGGCTGATGATGGCTTAGTTTCTGTTTGGAGAATCAGTAATTACGGTCCTCGTGTTTTGAGACGCTTGCAGTTGGAGAAGGCACTTTGCgcccacacatccaaaattACATGTCTTCATGTTAGCCAGCCTTACATGCTGATTGTGAGTGGATCAGATGACTGCACTGTTGTTGTATGGGATCTCAGCTCCTTGGTTTTTGTTAGGCAGCTCCCTGAGTTCCCAGCGCCGATTTCTGCAATTTATGTGAATGACTTGACAGGGGAAATTGTGACAGCAGCTGGAATTTTACTTGCAGTTTGGAGCGTTAATGGGGACTGTCTTGCAATGGTTAACACGTCTCAACTGCCTTCTGATTCAATTCTTTCTGTGACAAGTAGTTCATTTTCTGATTGGCTGGATACGAACTGGTTTGTAACCGGTCATCAGAGCGGGGCTGTTAAGGTTTGGCAAATGGTTCACCACACCAACATCGAGAGTTCCCAACAGAAGTCAACGAGCAATGGATTGGGGGGTTTAAATCTCAATGATAAAGCACCAGAGTACAGGTTGGTCCTCCACAAGGTGCTCAAGTTTCATAAGCATCCCGTTACTGCCCTTCTCCTTACAAATGACCTCAAGCAGTTACTAAGTGGGGATTCTGGTGGGCATTTGCTGTCATGGACAGTGCCAGATGAGAGCTTGAGAGCTTCAATGAATCAGGGGTGA